The segment TGTTGACCGTCTCTGCATCTAGATCAATTGATGTTGTTACCACCACCCCTTTGAAAGTTGTCTCGTTTTTGCTGTTACTCACGAAAGCGGGTAATGTCCCGTTGCCTATAAAAACATCACTGTTGCTCGACACGCATGAAACGACGAAAGGGTCGTAAGAGAAGGAAAGGTGGGAGTTGGGATTTTTGGAGGAAATAGTTAAGTTGAAAAGGGATGACAGATGAGAGGAAGAGGAATCGGAGGTGGTTGTTAAGTTCAAGCGGTGGATACGGAGGGAAGCAAGGGTATACGAAGGTCGATTAGGGCGGTAAAGGACGTAAAACACGGAACCAGCTATGGCTACCAAAAGAGCAAGGATGAGAATTATAAGGATAGTCCAGAAACAGCAGCAGCAACAATAGTTCCGCCGGGGACGGTGGCGACGGTGATAGGGTTGTGGACGGTAAGGCGGACGAGAAGTTGGATTATAAAGGTGGGATTTTGTCGTGCCACCGTTGGCTGTTGTACCATTCGTATTCACTGGAGCTCCGCCGTTGACAGCAGGCGGAAACGCCGTAGTGGCTGGCTTGGCGGAAGGGAAGACTTTCTCCGACATTATGAAGAACGCAGTATGGAAAGCCTTTGGAAGAGAGACAAGGAAAGATTAGATTTGTAAAAAGAGGAGAGAAAGTGAATTTGAGGAGAAGAATCGAAGAGAAAAGAAAGATACTCTCCACCCAAAGTGGATGTTTCCACTTCAGCAGATTTAGATTTACAACCCAAACATATAACCATACGAATaccaatatatttaaatttatataaatatataatttaattccaatATAAAATTATTAGATCCAGACATCTTACACGTTGATTATGTTTGTTAACTAATTTACAGTAGCTATGTCCAGATAAATTTtagtaatgaaattattattatggaAGAAATGATTAATTAAGGAATATTGCTTGGACCACTTAAATCTGGATTTGATTCCTTTGATTTCGTCTTGTTAATTGCGTCTGTTAAGGCAAGAATCAAATGTTGACAAAATGAACTTTTTGGATTAACTGTGAAAAGATGAAcagtaaataatttttaaaccCTGTAAAAAGTTTTTTGgtaaagtaattttttttaaaaaatgaaataaataaattgggAGAATGTCCTCCAAAAGCCACCGACAATGACGagtttgttgaaaataaaaagttaaaaaattaattagttgttaattaatttaaaattcgaGTAATTGCTCCATTAATTGGAGGGTCGTCAATAATTCCCTAattgattttataaaatttaagaaaGGATTGGGCTGACGCAATTATGGTTAtgatatgaaaatttataaatcaATTAGGTTTTGATTATGAAAATTAggatgattgcattgatgaaatgATGAAATTTGTACTTTCCTTGAGGAAAGATATTGGATTACATCTGTCAACACATTGGATCCTTTatcaaatataataatatttccaTTCTTTAATTTTAGTTTCACTCCTATGAGTCATGTTTGGTTTGGTTTggactaaattttaataaaattttaggttTAATTGATAAGTTTGGGTTCGATTCAGCTTGAAAATatgcttaattttttttcaagtttAACCTgaataaaaaaatgctaaaatcTGTACTCGGtccaatatattaattttaaaattttattttatataaaaattgaaaaatatataataaactaaatattttgaaaaatattaaaatttaaaaaatttaaaaataagtatacttaaataatattaagataagtgtaacttaacaaacaaatacttttaaaatagtagcaaaattaacaatagaATAAATGTTATACAATATTCAACCATTACCAACAAAATAAtagtaacataatagtgaaatagtaacaaaataatcataaaaagtGAGAAAACAATAGCAAAACAATGCAAATTCAGTTAGGCCAGAGAACCTCACCCGAGGCCCGATCCATTTTCTAAGTGGATCTTATTTTTTTTGCCCAATTTCATTTTCTGGCCCTATATATTTTTTTCCAAACTTTCTTATTTTCAAGTGGACCATCTGTCCATACTGATGGACAACTTTAGACTCTgcctatattattatttaagtaataatattatatttaaaattaatcttaAAGGGCAAATTTTACTTTTGGAGACAAACAAATCAAAATTAATCTTCTTGATTAAGTAATTTTTGAACGgatctaaaaacataaaaataattattaaaagaacaaaaattaggggtatatttatataaatttaattatgattAGTTCATACTTGCTACTTGAAATAGTTAAATATGCTTTGGTGTGGGTCATGTTTTTATTGACTTGAATGAATGGAGTAAACTTTGAGTTGGACACAAATGAGATTTTATCATACTGATAATTATTTGTTTATGCGGGGAAGGAGCCAATAGGCAATAAGAAAATCCAACTCATCTTTTGTGCTTgacttttctttctcctctttctAAATTTGAGGCATTAATATTGTTGGTTTTCCAGATTTTGAAAGTATATATTCGGTAAGTGTACATAtatttagttttagtttaaattttttgTATATGAGTTTTTATTACGTCTGTGTATTATTTATGATTATACATTCCTAAGTTAtaattttagcttttaatttatgttaaataatattttcaattaaaatttatgacTAAAGAAAAAATTATTAGGTGATTTTATTTAGTTTAGAAATCTAATTTAATTTGACTTCAATTTTAATTAGAATTTCAAATTTATTGAAAATCAAAACTtctaaattaaatgataaaaaataatttcGAATTCaagtaatat is part of the Gossypium arboreum isolate Shixiya-1 chromosome 5, ASM2569848v2, whole genome shotgun sequence genome and harbors:
- the LOC108467020 gene encoding NDR1/HIN1-like protein 13, translating into MSEKVFPSAKPATTAFPPAVNGGAPVNTNGTTANGGTTKSHLYNPTSRPPYRPQPYHRRHRPRRNYCCCCCFWTILIILILALLVAIAGSVFYVLYRPNRPSYTLASLRIHRLNLTTTSDSSSSHLSSLFNLTISSKNPNSHLSFSYDPFVVSCVSSNSDVFIGNGTLPAFVSNSKNETTFKGVVVTTSIDLDAETVNNLRPDLKKKNGILLKVQMDTKVTVKMGGLKSKKVGIRVSCDGVKGVLPKGKSPSLANVSGAKCKVDLRIKIWRWTF